A section of the Girardinichthys multiradiatus isolate DD_20200921_A chromosome 5, DD_fGirMul_XY1, whole genome shotgun sequence genome encodes:
- the LOC124869102 gene encoding beta-1,3-galactosyltransferase 5-like, translating into MISGDVRALSPSEKPPESPCREKKFLFRFWFKFLVLLGLLFIFLCYALCNNTQSLQESFSLQKHYRWLFVLAHQVNASSYRVHPKHRVILNEIKENTEPSPVQPEGLQYHEAYPHNYRFVMDNAEVCKINTPFLVLMVPVAPENIVARDAIRQTWGKDITVQGEVVLTLFMLGLDGGADVEKLKQENQRHHDVIQSNFMDSYLNLTIKTMVIMDWLATRCPTAAYAMKVDSDMFLNVDNLVIMLQTPGIPRINYLTGLLMWNSPVIRSKDSKWYVPEEIYPYPQYPTYPLGMGYIFSNDLPVKFVEVSKSIKPFNIEDAYIGECMKKLGFSLSSPLDSSQFKTYSTKYDRCEFSRIITCILGSSEELINYWTDYKKPGAHC; encoded by the exons ATGATCTCCGGTGATGTGCGAGCGCTCAGTCCCTCAGA aaaACCTCCAGAGAGCCCATGCCGTGAGAAGAAGTTTTTGTTTCGCTTCTGGTTTAAATTCCTGGTTCTTTTGGGactattattcatttttttgtgttacGCCCTGTGCAACAACACACAGTCACTGCAAGAAAGTTTTTCTCTCCAAAAGCACTACAGATGGCTTTTTGTCCTAGCTCATCAGGTTAATGCATCCTCTTATAGAGTCCATCCAAAACACAGAGTTATACTAAATGAAAttaaggaaaacacagaacCGTCTCCTGTGCAGCCTGAAGGTCTTCAGTACCATGAAGCTTATCCTCACAACTACCGGTTTGTTATGGATAATGCTGAGGTTTGCAAAATCAACACACCTTTCCTGGTCCTGATGGTTCCTGTAGCACCAGAAAACATTGTGGCTCGGGATGCGATCCGCCAGACGTGGGGTAAAGACATCACGGTTCAGGGTGAGGTGGTACTCACTCTCTTCATGTTGGGTCTCGATGGAGGAGCTGATGTCGAGAAGCTCAAACAGGAGAATCAGCGGCACCATGACGTGATCCAGAGCAACTTCATGGACTCGTATCTCAACCTGACCATTAAAACCATGGTAATCATGGACTGGCTGGCCACACGCTGCCCTACAGCAGCTTATGCCATGAAGGTGGACTCTGACATGTTCCTGAACGTTGATAACCTGGTGATCATGCTGCAGACGCCGGGGATCCCCAGAATAAATTACCTGACAGGATTGCTTATGTGGAATTCACCTGTTATCCGGTCAAAGGATTCCAAGTGGTACGTTCCCGAGGAAATTTACCCCTATCCTCAATATCCGACATACCCTCTGGGCATGGGATACATCTTTTCCAATGATCTTCCTGTAAAATTTGTGGAGGTCTCAAAATCTATCAAACCCTTTAATATAGAGGATGCTTATATTGGAGAGTGCATGAAAAAGCTTGGATTTTCACTTTCCTCTCCGCTGGATTCCTCACAGTTTAAGACTTATAGTACAAAATATGATCGCTGTGAATTCTCTAGGATCATTACATGCATTCTTGGTTCTTCAGAAGAATTGATAAATTATTGGACAGACTATAAGAAGCCAGGAGCTCACTGTTAG
- the LOC124867886 gene encoding beta-1,3-galactosyltransferase 2-like, with amino-acid sequence MAKAGETGRVVAVIGDQEIGSDGETGRRREITKDLCRLKILLFQSWFQGLLVLCLLVFVICLALSDNALLWSKRFSLHRQYYLLFNQSYQARAPAYRVHPKHKVTLNTINETTESPAVQPEGLQYHQAYPSNYQFVIDNAEVCKNTPFLVLMVPVAPKNVAARDAIRQTWGKDSVVNGEVVLTLFMLGLDGGADVETLKQENQRYHDLIQSNFMDSYLNLTIKTMVIMDWLATRCPTAAYAMKVDSDMFLNIDNLVIMLQMPGIPKLNYLTGMLMWNRPVVRSKNSKWYVPEEMYPDPQYPTYTLGMGYIFSNDLPAKFVKVSKYIKPFNIEDAYIGECMKKLGLSPTSPPNPSQFKAYNSEYNRCEFSKIITYILGSSEQLINYWTDYKKPGPHC; translated from the exons ATGGCTAAGGCTGGAGAAACGGGTCGGGTCGTAGCAGTCATCGGGGATCAAGAAATTGGTTCGGATGGAGAAACTGGTCGGAGAAG GGAGATCACCAAGGACCTGTGTCGTCTTAAGATTCTTCTGTTTCAGTCCTGGTTTCAGGGACTGCTTGTGCTGTGTTTACTCGTGTTTGTCATATGTTTGGCCTTGTCAGACAATGCTTTATTGTGGTCCAAAAGGTTTTCTCTTCACAGACAGTACTATTTACTTTTCAACCAGAGCTATCAAGCTAGAGCACCTGCTTATCGAGTCCACCCAAAACACAAAGTTACTCTAAATACAATTAATGAAACCACAGAATCTCCAGCTGTGCAGCCTGAAGGTCTTCAGTACCATCAAGCCTATCCAAGCAACTACCAGTTTGTTATCGATAATGCTGAggtttgcaaaaacacacctttcctggttctgatggtgcCGGTGGCACCAAAAAACGTTGCAGCTCGGGATGCGATCCGCCAGACGTGGGGTAAAGACAGCGTGGTTAATGGTGAGGTGGTACTCACTCTCTTCATGTTGGGTCTCGATGGAGGAGCTGATGTCGAGACGCTCAAACAGGAGAATCAGCGGTACCATGACCTGATCCAGAGCAACTTCATGGACTCGTATCTCAACCTGACCATTAAAACTATGGTAATTATGGACTGGCTGGCCACACGCTGCCCTACAGCAGCTTATGCCATGAAGGTGGACTCTGACATGTTCCTGAACATTGATAACCTGGTGATCATGCTGCAGATGCCGGGTATCCCCAAGCTGAACTATCTTACCGGAATGCTTATGTGGAACAGGCCGGTTGTTCGATCAAAGAACTCAAAGTGGTACGTTCCCGAGGAGATGTACCCTGATCCCCAGTATCCCACATACACCCTGGGTATGGGTTACATCTTTTCCAATGATCTTCCTGCTAAATTTGTGAAAGTCTCAAAATATATCAAACCCTTTAATATAGAGGATGCTTATATTGGAGAGTGTATGAAAAAGCTTGGACTTTCACCAACATCTCCACCAAATCCTTCCCAGTTTAAGGCGTATAATTCTGAGTATAATCGCTGTGAATTCTCTAAGATCATTACATACATTCTTGGTTCTTCAGAacaattgataaattattgGACAGACTATAAGAAGCCTGGACCTCATTGTTAG